In Hyphomicrobiales bacterium, the sequence GCTCGACGCGGGCGAAGAACAACGAACTGGCCAAGCATGGCCGGCCGAAGCGCGTCTGGCCGCTCGTGGTGATCGACGAGGCGCATCGCATCCGCAATCCGAACTCGCAGCAGGGGCTGGTCTGCCGGCAGATGGCGGAAGCGGCCGATTTCGCCATCTATATGAGCGCGACGGCCGGACAATCGCCGCACGAGCTCTCCTATCTCGCGCCGTTGCTCGCGAAGGCGGCCGGCATGCCCAGCGCCGATCTCGACGGTTTTCGCGTGCTGATGAAGCGCCTGAAGATCGGCAGGGCCAAGGGGCGCTGGAAGAACTGGAGCTGGGAGCCGAACGAGGCCGACCGGAAGCTGATGGCCGACCTCCTCTATCGTGGTGCGAACGCGATCGGGCTGCGCCGCCGGCCCGAGGAGATCGCCGGCTGGCCGGAGGTGCAGCGCGAGTTGGCGCCGGTCGCGCTCGATACGCCGGCGCGCAGGCTCTACGATGCGACCTGGCGCGAGTTCCGCAAGGAGCTGGGTTTGGCCGGCGGCTCGACCCGCAAGCCGCAGGGCTGGGCCGCCGATCTGCGCTTCCGGCAGAAGGCGAGCCTGCTCCGCATCCCTGGCACGGCGGATTTCTGCGAGGACCTGCTCGGCAATGACGAGCAGGTCGCGATCTCCGTCGCTTTCCTCGAGACCAGCGCCATGCTGGCCGAGGCGCTCAAGGGGCGCGGCTGGCGTGTCGGAGAGATCAATGGCGAGCATACGGGGCCGCAGAACGAGGACACCCGCATTGCCTTTCAGACCGGCGCGCTCGATGCGGTGATTTTCACCGTCACCGAATCGATCTCGCTGCATCGCGGCGAGATGCCGGGCGGCGAGCGTGAGCGGGCGCTGGTGATCCACGACATGCGCCACAGCGCGATCCAGCTCCAGCAGATCGAGGGCCGCTGCCATCGCGACGGCCAGCATGCCACGATCTTCTACACCTATGCCGAGGATACGGTGGAGGAGGCGATCGCCGGTACTGTGATCCAGCGCATGGCGGCGATGGAGGGGCTGGCGGGAGACGATACGCGGATGCTCGACGCGATCGCGGAGATCGTCGAGGGACGGGCGACTGCCTGAGGGCGAGGTCGACGCTCAGTTCCGGGCGCGCTCGCCGAGTTCCTTCGCGCCCTCGACCGATGAATGCGTCAGCCGGACGATGCTGTTCCAGGCATCGCGGGTATAGGCGCCCTGATGGACGATGGCGTCGTAGCCGACGACCAGCACGATGACGATCAGAAGCAGGCGGAACACGGATTCTCTCCCTTTCTCCCGCGCATCAACGTGGCGGGAGGAGGGAGGTTCCGAGCAGATGCCGTCATTCTCGGGCGGAGCGAAGCGCAGACCCGAGAATCTCGTGACGAGAAGGCGCTGGTTTCCGAGATACTCGGGTCAAGCCCGAGCATGACGCGGTTGTGACTGGAGACCTCAAGTTGTCGGCAGCAGGTCCTTCAGCCGGAACAGGGCGATCTTCTCGACCTGTGCCAGCGCCGTCGCGAACTCCTGCTCGGGCGTGTTCTTCAACCGCTCGTCGAAGGCGGCGAGAATCTGGGCCTTGGTCGCGCCTTTCACCGCCATGATGAACGGGATGCCGAAGCGGGCCTTGTAGGCCTCGTTCAGCGCCGTGAAGCGGACGCGCTCGTCGCTGGTGAGACGGTCGAGCCCGGCGCCGGCCTGCTCCTGCGTCGATTCCGGCGTGAGCTCGCCTGCGGCCGCCAGCTTGCCGGCGAGGTCGGGATGGGCGGTGAGCAGGGATTTCTGCTGCTCGGGCGTGTCCTTGCGCATGGCGGCGACCATCGCCGCATGCAGGCCATCGGCATTGTCCTGGGCTGCACTGAGACCGGTGTCATAAACTGCCTCGGCGATCCAGGGCGAATGCTCCCAGACGCGGCCATAGACCTCGGTGAACAGCGCCTTGGGCAGCTTCGACGGGACATAGCCGCCCATCGGGGGATGCGTCCTGACCCAGTGCCGGGCGATGTCGAGCCGGGTCGCGACCCAGACCTTGTCGTGGCTCTTCACATAGTCGAGGAAGCGGGCCAGCGCCGCAGCACGCCCCGGCCGGCCGACGAGCCGGCAATGCAGGCCGATCGACATCATCTTCGGCGCGGTCTCGCCCTCGGCATAGAGCGTGTCGAACGAGTCCTTCAGATAGGCGAAGAACTGGTCGCCGGCGTTGAAGCCCTGCGGCGTGGCGAAGCGCATGTCGTTGGCGTCGAGCGTATAGGGCACGGCGAGCTGCGGTCCCTTCGGGCCGGAGAGCCAGTACGGCAGTTCGTCGGCATAGATGTCGGCGGTATAGAGGAAGCCGCCTTCCTCCATCGTCAGCGGAATCGTGTTCTCGGAGGTGCGACCCTGATAGCAGCCGAGCGGACGCTCGCCGGTAAGCTCCGTCTGGATGCGGATGGCCTCGAGGATATCTGCGCGCTCGCGCTCCTTCGGCGCATCGCGATAGTCGATCCA encodes:
- a CDS encoding conserved hypothetical protein (Evidence 4 : Unknown function but conserved in other organisms) — protein: MFRLLLIVIVLVVGYDAIVHQGAYTRDAWNSIVRLTHSSVEGAKELGERARN
- a CDS encoding Chitooligosaccharide deacetylase — protein: MSMSQTTYPRDLKGYGRTPPHPHWPGEARIAVQFVVNYEEGGENCILHGDAASEAFLSEIVGAAPWPGQRHMNMESIYEYGSRAGYWRLWRMFTERDMPVTVFAVASALARYPEIIGSMQEAGWEIATHGLKWIDYRDAPKERERADILEAIRIQTELTGERPLGCYQGRTSENTIPLTMEEGGFLYTADIYADELPYWLSGPKGPQLAVPYTLDANDMRFATPQGFNAGDQFFAYLKDSFDTLYAEGETAPKMMSIGLHCRLVGRPGRAAALARFLDYVKSHDKVWVATRLDIARHWVRTHPPMGGYVPSKLPKALFTEVYGRVWEHSPWIAEAVYDTGLSAAQDNADGLHAAMVAAMRKDTPEQQKSLLTAHPDLAGKLAAAGELTPESTQEQAGAGLDRLTSDERVRFTALNEAYKARFGIPFIMAVKGATKAQILAAFDERLKNTPEQEFATALAQVEKIALFRLKDLLPTT
- a CDS encoding Type III restriction/modification enzyme restriction subunit, coding for MPAGQGGRLDDRQGSSDRMTMIPHPHQLVARDAILAARAKGAAGFLLGDLTGLGKTLSAWLALSGMPEEEVLVICPKGAIPQWRRTMALSGLPAKRVTLMNFEKTKSLLAPVADSRKRSTRAKNNELAKHGRPKRVWPLVVIDEAHRIRNPNSQQGLVCRQMAEAADFAIYMSATAGQSPHELSYLAPLLAKAAGMPSADLDGFRVLMKRLKIGRAKGRWKNWSWEPNEADRKLMADLLYRGANAIGLRRRPEEIAGWPEVQRELAPVALDTPARRLYDATWREFRKELGLAGGSTRKPQGWAADLRFRQKASLLRIPGTADFCEDLLGNDEQVAISVAFLETSAMLAEALKGRGWRVGEINGEHTGPQNEDTRIAFQTGALDAVIFTVTESISLHRGEMPGGERERALVIHDMRHSAIQLQQIEGRCHRDGQHATIFYTYAEDTVEEAIAGTVIQRMAAMEGLAGDDTRMLDAIAEIVEGRATA